The following DNA comes from Pseudophryne corroboree isolate aPseCor3 chromosome 8, aPseCor3.hap2, whole genome shotgun sequence.
tctCTTTTATTATCattactatcatcatcatcatcaccatcactgtAATCATCTTTACCTTCATCATCTTCCAAATAACAACTACCATAACCATCAACATTACTACCACCATCATCTTCGCCATCTCTATTATCATTactatcatcaccatcatcatcaccatcactgtAATCATCTTTACCTTCATCATCTTCCAAATAACAACTACCATAACCATCAACATTACTaccaccatcatcttctccatctCTTTTATTATCattactatcatcatcatcatcatcatcaccatcactgtAATCATCTTTACCTTCATCATCTTCCAAATAACAACTACCATAACCATCAACATTACTACCACCATCATCTTCGCCATCTCTATTATCATTactatcatcaccatcatcatcaccatcactgtAATCATCTTTACCTTCATCATCTTCCAAATAACAACTACCATAACCATCAACATTACTaccaccatcatcttctccatctCTATTATCATTactatcatcaccatcatcatcaccatcactgtAATCATCTTTACCTTCATCATCTTCCAAATAACAACTACCATAACCATCAACATTACTACCACCATCATCTTCGCCATCTCTATTATCattactatcatcatcatcatcaccatcactgtAATCATCTTTACCTTCATCATCTTCCAAATAACAACTACCATAACCATCAACATTACTaccaccatcatcttctccatctCTATTATCataactatcatcatcatcatcatcatcaccatcactgtAATCATCTTTACCTTCATCATCTTCCAAATAACAACTACCATAACCATCAACATTACTaccaccatcatcttctccatatctaTTATCataactatcatcatcatcatcaccatcactgtAATCATCTTTACCTTCATCATCTTCCAAATAACAACTACCATAACCATCAACATTACTACCACCATCATCTTCTGCATCTCTTTTATTATCATtactataatcatcatcatcatcaccatcactgtAATCATCTTTACCTTCATCATCTTCCAAATAACAACTACCATAACCATCAACATTACTACCACCATCATCTTCTGCATCTCTTTTATTATCATtactataatcatcatcatcatcaccatcactgtAATCATCTTTACCTTCATCATCTTCCAAATAACAACTACCATAACCATCAACATTACTaccaccatcatcttctccatctCTTTTATTATCATtactataatcatcatcatcatcatcaccatcactgtAATCATCTTTACCTTCATCATCTTCCAAATAACAACTACCATAACCATCAACATTACTACCACCATCATCTTCTGCATCTCTTTTATTATCATtactataatcatcatcatcatcaccatcactgtAATCATCTTTACCTTCATCATCTTCCAAATAACAACTACCATAATCATCAACATTACTACCACCATCATCTTCTGCATCTCTTTTATTATCATtactataatcatcatcatcatcaccatcactgtAATCATCTTTACCTTCATCATCTTCCAAATAACAACTACCATAACCATCAACATTACTaccaccatcatcttctccatctCTTTTATTATCATTactatcatcaccatcatcatcatcaccatcactgtAATCATTTTTACCTTCATCATCTTCCAAATAACAACTACCATAACCATCAACATTACTaccaccatcatcttctccatctCTTTTATTATCattactatcatcatcatcatcatcaccatcactgtAATCATCTTTACCTTCATCATCTTCCAAATAACAACTACCATAACCATCAACATTACTaccaccatcatcttctccatctCTTTTATTATCattactatcatcatcatcatcatcatcatcatcatcaccatcactgtAATCATCTTTACCTTCATCATCTTCCAAATAACAACTACCATAACCATCAACATTACTACCACCATCATCTTCGCCATCTCTATTATCATTactatcatcaccatcatcatcaccatcactgtAATCATCTTTACCTTCATCATCTTCCAAATAACAACTACCATAACCATCAACATTACTACCACCATCATCTTCGCCATCTCTATTATCattactatcatcatcatcatcaccatcactgtAATCATCTTTACCTTCATCATCTTCCAAATAACAACTACCATAACCATCAACATTACTaccaccatcatcttctccatctttattattatcattactatcatcaccaacatcatcatcatcattattaatattatcattatgaccacAATCATTCTTATCACCACCATCCTCATTATCAAGACCAACCCCATCATCACCATCAATATCCTCATCACCATGACCATCATTTTCACCATCTTCCTCATCATCATAatcgtcatcctcatcatcatactCCAACTCATCATCATTACCactatcctcctcctcatcatcaccaccatcctcGTCCTCCTTATCATCACTACCATCTCCTTCTCATCATTATCCTCCTTCTCATCATCACCATCCTCCTCATCATTATCATCCTCCTccacatcatcaccaccatcatcatcccaACCCTCCTCCTCTTCTTATCACCATCCCTGTCCTCATTATAACCATCCTCATCATGATCACCATtctcctcatcatcaacctcctccttACCATCACCCTCTTCATAATTAtcctcatcatcaccaccatcctcATCCTCCTTATCATCACTACCATCTCCTTCTCATCATTATCCTCCTTCTCATCATCACCATCCTCCTCATCATTATCATCCTCCTccacatcatcaccaccatcatcatcatcccaaCCCTCCTCCTCTTCTTATCACCATCCCTGTCCTCATTATAACCATCCTCATCATGATCACCATtctcctcatcatcaacctcctccttACCATCACCCTCTTCATAattatcctcatcatcatcatcaccaccaccaccaccaccaccaccatagttATCCTCCTCATACTCATCATCATTATTCTCCCCATCGCCATTTTCCTCCTTactatcatcatcaacatcatcctcatcatcaccatccCCCTCTTCATCATCATCACCGCCATCACCATCCTCCCCTCATCATGATCATTCTCTTCCTTACCATCACCCTCTTCATCATTATAATTCACCTCCTCATCATCACCACACCATACCATACTCCTCATTATCACTATCGTTATTCTCCTCATAATCATCATCGGTATCCTCCTTATCATCACCATAAATATTTTCCtcgtcatcatcatcctcctcttcACCATCGTCCTCTTAATCATCATCATTCTTATCATCACCATACTCATCAGATGGTCGCATTGGATGCTTTGTTCAGATGCACAGGGTCAATAAAGATGTGCTCGGTAACATATTTTTACTGTAATCAAATTGAATTATGGCTGCAgaagcacttcctgtataacaagcacttcctgtataacaaaccctTAATGCATGACAAAATAAAAGGGCCACATATAGCATATATCTACTGCACAATGAACTTCACTCAAAAGGAAGTACAAGTTCTCCAGTATGAAAATATATCTTCTTTTAAGCGCTAGTTACAGAATATTGTCCTATAATTAACACTATGGGGTTGAAGTATAAAGCAGAGAAAAAAGTGCAGAAGTGGGCCAGTTCAAACgtttcccatagcaactaatcagcattgaggtagcatttatcagatATGTTTTATTAAACATTAGAtactgtagaagctgattggtttataTGGGCAattttcactgcttaataaatcAACCCCTATATTTTTTGGTTTTATTAACTGGAACTATTGTATTGCTACAGGAACCTTGCAGAGCAGCCAGTCTCATCAGGTTAGAGCTCCTTGAATGGTAACTCTTTGGATCTGGTGCCCTTAAGCCCCTCACACAATATATATCAGGAAGTTTTTCTGAGATATTTGGGGATTAGCGTGAAGATCTGGATGAAAAGCACAAAAGGAAGCTGTTAAAAGCCAttgacaagggcgtagctaccaataggtacagggagtgcagcgctgtgggcaggggcgtttctacagaggaggggccagtgtgcaccgcacccattgcactcattatagaaacgccaatggctgtGGGTCCTCTTCCTGTCactgttatatgtgttatatacatatttcACCATTTGGTGGTACATAGGGCCCCTTACAAACTTTTCccttggggtctacaatatatctagttatgccgctGACCCTTGATTTAGTAAAAGGTGCATGAAGGGGAACTCATTCTAATAAATACATCATTTTGATTAGCGATGAGCGGTCTGGAATCCTAGGAATCCGGACCGCTCCAAACAGCAGGGATCTGAGACCACTTGAGACACAGCGTCAAGGCCGAACGTCATCCTGCCAGCGATGGAGTCTTGAGGAACTTGGAATTTAGATAAGGCGCTGTGGCCGGGACGCGGCGCTATTTCACACTAACGCACGCTGCTGAAAGCTGCACTGTACACTGCTGTAGGGGCTGTACTGAGACTCCGGTCTCACAAATTCcggtgctgtgactgtgtataaaTGAGCACACTGATgaaagctgtgctatactctgctgtagggCTGTAATGAGACCCCGGACTGTgactgtgctgtgactgtgtatagggggcacgctgctgcaaGCTGCGCTATACTCTACTgtaatgctgctgtatgctgtgctgtaatctgctgtaaattgtactggttggtgcgctttattctagtgcgctttgttcacatgcatctataagccatgTGATTCACacagaaccgagctgcaagtttaaaaataaaagtatataTGTACTGGTTGGTGCGCTTTGTTCATGAGGATCTATAAGCCCTGTAATCCACGCAGCGATCTGCAACTTGACAAATAGATAATGATCATTTTAGAGAAGAGCAAacaaatactagtgcagcagctgctgccaccagtcatgatgacaatGCTAGTCCAGCAACGTCATTGTACCACAAATATGTGGACAAGAGGTAATGGGCAAAGTAAACAATACATgagtgtgacaacccactgggtgggtgaattgccTCCATCAGCAGCAGAAGTAGTACCTAACAAACAATGCCACCTTATTCAGAAGCAGGCTACTATGTGTATCACCAGCTTCaataagaggcataccgctgacaacctcttagaaaaactaagggatgtcatagcaatatggcttaccccacttggaatcTCCttaggatttgtgatatctgataaagcgacaaatattgtgagagcattacagctgggtgaattccaacacatcccgtgCTTTGCTCACACGATCAACTTAGTGGTACAGGGATTTTTAAaagatgacaggggcgtgcaggagatgctgtctgtggcctgaaaGATGTTGtgacatttttggcattcagcaacagcatgcaggagattgaaGCACctacaagaacagttcaatttgccccatcatcaactgaagcaagaggtggtaacaaggtggaactcaCCCTATATATGCTTTAGCGGATGGAGGAACAGAaaaaagccatccatagctatacaataagccatgacattgggagaggggGGTATGTATCTTAGCCCAGTGCAGTAgagagtactttctgtcttgtacaaggtgctcaaaccctttgaagtagccGCCTGTGAAGGGAGTTTCAACACTGCTAACTTATGTAAGGTGATTACCCTAATTAGGCTATTGGAAAATCAgatagagaaactgaaggaggagattaaACAAATAAAATCCGCAAAGTATGCCAGATTTGTAGATTAAGTCTTTTTTTGCTTTGTGAGGACACAAggtttgccaatatcttgaaatctgaTCACTATATTTTAGCAGCCATGcttaatcctaggtttaagtcaaatgctgtgtctttctttccaactgacccaaatcttaagagatgcaaagagctcctggtgatcaagttggcagctcaagtgatgcATGGTGCTATGACGTCTCCTCATTCAGTTTCTTCAGCAGCAGCCAGAAAAAAAACTCAACTTTCCCAAAAGAAccagtggtgatgcagataagtcaggaaaacattttgacatctggttgggtctaaaagaattgcccaacattagtgacacctctattgtaactccatctgatacgatcaccatccaaagaatggtagaggattattttCATAGCAccgtacaaataggcatgtcacacagcccctttgagtactggaaggaaaaaaaaggcaatttgcagGACCATGTACAaattggctttgcattacttaagctgcccaccctccagtgtgtactcagagagagttttcagcacagccgggaaccttgtgagcaaacgttgtaggaggttacttcctcaaaatgtgaaaGAGATGATGTTCACCAATATGAACTGAAAATTCCATATGGAAGACTCTTCCTAGCAATTATGTCTAAGTACAGAGACTtcagtaatggtggattccagtatagatgaattaatattgtgtgagggtgatgtacacactgatgagggtgaggatggcaatgacgatgacatcttgccactgtagagctgttgccttaagccaattggtagcttgttttgtgggggcccaaacaaaccaagcatttcaaccTCAAAAGTGTCAGTCAatatcgctgaagtgcttggtttgttaaactgtgcatgtccttttttataTCCACTATAAGGGTGAGTGGTAGGGCCCAAGAACAGTTCCATCTTGCAgcacttttctgccactgctgtgtggcagtgtttcatagatgtgctataaactgccgtgtgtttgtgttgCTGCTCTGTTGCTTGGTAACCATCCAGCTCACTGCAGTCTTCGgctaatattggtgaaaacaatattgtgagctgtgaggtggtcagaattgtTGGAAATggttggaaattaatgttattgagattaataatataaTACTATAGGAATGaataaaggcccaaattatgtgattttagcttcttTTGTCAGTTTTTGAAAAAATCGAAATCCAAAACCTGTCACGGTGGTTTGGCAAATCCGAATCCAAAGCCGGACGATGAATCACAGCCAAATaaagcaaaaatggtccggcgcacatctctagtttggatGACTGTCTTCATTTAAGCAACTCTATTGTCTGCTCATATTGGTTCAGGACAGAAATATCTTCCATGCGCGCAATCGCATATCATCTAATGAGATTCTCTCACTGGACTCTAACCAGCTGCCTGACCTGCAATTCATTAGAACGCAACAATATGGCACCTGGTTCCAACGCCAGCAAATATTTCTCTCTCTCCCAAAGGCAAGGGCTGTATCTCATTTTACAGCTCacattccatacaagagggaaaagACAGAGTATTTGGGCGATAAGTAAAACTTCCCTTATATGGATACTTTAGCACTGGAATATAATTCCTGGTGTCAGTGCGGCTGGATAAATTAATGCGGGCCAAATTTAAATATGCCAATTTTGTTCTAGACCCGGGTTTGCGGGAACGTGGCTTCGTCGCCGGTTGGTAGAATTTCACAGTGACGTTCAGTTCATTTTACACAACGTTTGTTTTTGAATGTATTATTATTTACAGACGCAATACATTTGCAGGAGTTTGGGCCTGCTGCCGAGATGCACGTTAAAAATGCATTAATTCACCCACCATGTACGCCTGGGTTTCTATTGGTCATCATCACCATCCTTGCACCCTGACCTTATCATAGGTGCAGGAGAAACGCATCCAAGCGGGTGAATGTCCCTTACGCCCAGCACTGCACAGCCCACACTTGTGAGATCGCACCCTCGCGTAGCTTTGCCAGAGTGAGAACGCTCGGCAACCAGGCATGTAGTCAACTGTTCAGCATCCGCATCGGGTCAGTTTACTATGCGGCGCTATTCAAAGCGGCAGAGTCTTTGGCAGGTTAGGCTGCTGGTTTTAAAGGGACAATTCTATTCACTACGACCCGCTCTGGCCACAGCGTCAGGGGGCTGTATACCTGATATAGCGTAACGCAGGCATCCTAAGGCGAGCTCGGGGGAAGGGGGGACAGAGCCGTCCAGCAGAGCAGACGGGTGCATGGAATATAATTGCCATATTAATTACTAGTGGCCATAATCCTGAAGACGCGGCAGCTGTGAAACGCGCTGCATGGAAGATTTACCCATTAGGGAGGCGTGGTTTCCATGTAGGTATTTTATACAGAAAGAGCGGGTGGATTTGCTCTTATCGCTCAGGCCCATTGCCACCTGTAATCACCCGCCATTGCCACCTGTAATCACCCGCCATTGCCTCCTGTAATCACCCGCCATTGCCACCTGTAATCACCCGCCATTGCACCTGTAATCACCCGCCATTGCCTCCTGTAATCACCCGCCATTGGCACCTGTAATCACCCGCCATTGGCACCTGTAATCACCCGCCATTGCCTCCTGTAATCACCCGCCATTGCCACCTGTAATC
Coding sequences within:
- the LOC134949975 gene encoding dentin sialophosphoprotein-like codes for the protein MSDVIAGSSIADIVAQEDDGEEEDDDDEENIYGDDKEDTDDDYEENNDSDNEEYGEDGDGGDDDEEGDGDDEDDVDDDSKEENGDGENNDDEYEEDNYGGGGGGGGDDDDEDNYEEGDGKEEVDDEENGDHDEDGYNEDRDGDGSDDKEDEDGGDDEDNYEEGDGKEEVDDEENGDHDEDGYNEDRDGDGSDDKEDEDGGDDEEEDSGNDDELEYDDEDDDYDDEEDGENDGHGDEDIDGDDGVGLDNEDGGDKNDCGHNDNINNDDDDVGDDSNDNNKDGEDDGGSNVDGYGSCYLEDDEGKDDYSDGDDDDDSNDNRDGEDDGGSNVDGYGSCYLEDDEGKDDYSDGDDDGDDSNDNRDGEDDGGSNVDGYGSCYLEDDEGKDDYSDGDDDDDDDDDDSNDNKRDGEDDGGSNVDGYGSCYLEDDEGKDDYSDGDDDDDDSNDNKRDGEDDGGSNVDGYGSCYLEDDEGKNDYSDGDDDDGDDSNDNKRDGEDDGGSNVDGYGSCYLEDDEGKDDYSDGDDDDDYSNDNKRDAEDDGGSNVDDYGSCYLEDDEGKDDYSDGDDDDDYSNDNKRDAEDDGGSNVDGYGSCYLEDDEGKDDYSDGDDDDDDYSNDNKRDGEDDGGSNVDGYGSCYLEDDEGKDDYSDGDDDDDYSNDNKRDAEDDGGSNVDGYGSCYLEDDEGKDDYSDGDDDDDYSNDNKRDAEDDGGSNVDGYGSCYLEDDEGKDDYSDGDDDDDSYDNRYGEDDGGSNVDGYGSCYLEDDEGKDDYSDGDDDDDDDSYDNRDGEDDGGSNVDGYGSCYLEDDEGKDDYSDGDDDDDSNDNRDGEDDGGSNVDGYGSCYLEDDEGKDDYSDGDDDGDDSNDNRDGEDDGGSNVDGYGSCYLEDDEGKDDYSDGDDDGDDSNDNRDGEDDGGSNVDGYGSCYLEDDEGKDDYSDGDDDDDDDSNDNKRDGEDDGGSNVDGYGSCYLEDDEGKDDYSDGDDDGDDSNDNRDGEDDGGSNVDGYGSCYLEDDEGKDDYSDGDDDDDSNDNKRDGEDDGGSNVDGYGSCYLEDDEGKNDYSDGDDDDGDDSNDNKRDGEDDGGSNVDGYGSCYLEDDEGKDDYSDGDDDDDSNDNRDGEDDGGSNVDGYGSCYLEDDEGKDDYSDDDDDSNDTKRDGEDDGGSNVDGYGSCYLEDDEGKDDYSDGDDDDDYSNDNKRDREDDGGSNVDGYGSCYLEDDEGKDDYSDGDDDDDDDDSNDNKRDGEDDGGSNVDGYGSCYLEDDEGKDDYSDGDDDDDSYDNRYGEDDGGSNVDGYGSCYLEDDEGRDDYSDGDDDDDSYDNRYGEDDGGSNVDGYGSCYGEDDEGKDDYREDDDDDDDDDDDDDDGDVD